catcaaacactcccaggacaggtacagcacggggttagatacagagtaaagctccctctacactgtcccccatcaaacactccctgtctctctgtccccacagtttgcctgcaGCTCGGAGGACATTCGGGACTGTGTCTCGAGGGAACAAAACATCGCTGCCAGGATGGTCAATGCCTGTTACATCAAATCTCTCAATTACAGCCTTGGACAGGAACAAAGTCCCTGTGGAGGCAATTCCCTCTTCTGTAACTTTCCAGAGGTATGTCGGGGGTTGCTGCGTCATCGTAATACTGAGGGTGGGTGAATTGTTCAGGGTagagcactgtgggagggtcagtgctgagggagcgccgcactgtgggagggtcagtgctgagggagccccgcactgtgggagggtcagtgctgagggagcgccgcactgtgggagggtcagtgctgagggagcgccgcactgtgggagggtcagtgctgagggagcgccgcactgtgggagggtcggtgctgagggagcgccgcactgtgggagggtcagtgctgagggagcgctgcactgtgggaggctcctGAAGTTAAGGAAGGATTCTTGTCTTATCGATTGGTtttgtttttccagtattttaccTACAGTGTCCTGCTGACGTTACTCGCCTGCGCTGTGTTCTTGCAAATCAGCAGCATTGGAAAGCTAATACTGATGCTAATCATTGAAGTCACCTATATTATCCTGGTCGAGTGGCCAAAGGTCAAACTCTTCGACAACTTTGACCTCCTCGTCACGGCCAACGCTCTGTAAGTCCCGAAGCCAGATCTTCCAATCACTCTCTCCGCCTTTTCCCCCCCGCCTGATAGCGtctcacaggaggaggccattcagcccctctctctccagcctgttacatagaacatagaacatagaaagccacagcacaaacaggcccttcggcccacaagttgcgccgatcacatccccacctctaggcctatctatagccctcaatcccattaaatcccatgtactcatccagaagtctcttaaaagaccccaacgagtttgcctccaccaccaccgacgtcagccgattccactcacccaccaccctctgagtgaaaaacttacccctgacatcccccctgtacctaccccccagcaccttaaacctgtgtcccctcgtagcaaccatttcagcccttggaaatagcctctgagagtccaccctatccagacccctcaacatcttgtaaacctctatcaggtcacctctcatccttcgtctctccagggagaagagaccaagctccctcaacctatcctcataaggcatgccccccaatccaggcaacatccttgtaaatctcctctgcaccctttcaatggcttcaacatctttcctgtaatgaggtgaccagaactgcgtgcagtactccaagtggggtctaaccagggtcctataaagctgcagcattatctcccgactcctaaactcaatccctcgattaatgaaggccagtacgccatacgccttcttgaccgcatcctccacctgcgaggccgatttaagagtcctatggacccggaccccaaggtccttctgatcctctacactgctaagaatggtacccttcattttatactgctgctccatcccattggatctgccaaaatggatcactacacacttatccgggttgaagtccatctgccacttctccgcccagtcttgcattctatctatgtctcgctgcaacttctgacatccctccaaactatccacaacaccacctaccttggtgtcgtcagcaaacttaccaacccatccctccacttcctcatccaggtcatttatgaaaatgacaaacagcaagggtcccagaacagatccctggggcactccactggtcactgacctccatgcagagaaagacccctccacagccactctctgccttctgcaggcaagccagttctggatccacaaggcaacagccccttggatcccatgccctctcactttctcaagaagtcttgcatgggggaccttatcgaacgctttgctgaagtccatatagaccacatccaccgctcttccttcgtcaatgtgcttggtcacattttcaaagaactcaaccaggctcgtaaggcacgacctgcccctgacaaagccgtgctgactacttttgatcatactaaacttctctagatgatcataaatcctgtctctcaggatcctctccatcaacttaccaaccactgaggttagactcaccggtcggtaatttcccgggctgtccctgttccctttcttgaatatagggaccacatccgcaatcctccaatcctccggaacctctcccgtctccatcgacgatgcaaagatcatcgcccctctccagcctgttagacaggaacaggagaccattcagcccctctccagcctgttacacaggaacaggaggaggccattcagcccctctctctccagcctgttacacaggaacaggaggaggccattcagcccctctctctccagcctgttacacaggaacaggaggaggccattcagcccctctccagcctgttagacaggaacaggagaccattcagcccctctccagcctgttacacagaaacatgaggaggccattcagcccctctctctccagcctgttacacaggaacaggaggaggccattcagcccctctctctccagcctgttacacaggaacaggaggaggccattcagcccctctctctccagcctgttacacaggaacaggaggaggccattcagcccctctctctccagcctgttacacaggaacaggaggaggccattcagcccctctctctccagcctgttacaccagaaaattcactcactcattcactctgtctcatacacacacacacataaatacacaaaCACTCATTGATTCTCACACACGTACCCACACATACTGACACGTGAACACAATTCTATATATATTTTTGGCTGAATGAGTTCTTTCCGATTTATGCATCcgatgtaatctctctctctctctctctctaggggaACCTACAATGAAACAGCCAGCTGGTGAGTGTTAATCTCATTGCTCTGACAGTGCGCTCTTGGCCGCAGCAGTTAACATACTTCATGGCATCGAGGGGTTCACACAGGGGTACGACAACACTTCTGAGAGGGTTAAtactgaggggggagtgtgtaacacGGGACAGCGCCTTAGAACTGAGAGTCccctactgagggacagtgtgtgagagagtgttatactgagggacagtgtgtgtgagagagtgttatactgagggacagtgtgtgtgagagagtgttatactgagggacagtgtgtgagagagtgttatactgagggacagtgtgtgtgagagagtgttatactgagggacagtgtgtgtgagagagtgttatactgagggacagtgtgtgtgagagagtgttatactgagggacagtgtgtgagagagtgttatactgagggacagtgtgtgtgagagagtgttatactgagggacagtgtgtgtgagagagtgttatactgagggacagtgtgtgtgagagagtgttatactgagggacagtgtgtgtgagagagtgttatacgggggacagtgtgtgagagtgttatactgagggacagtgtgtgtgagagagtgttatactgagggacagtgggtgtgagagagtgttatactgagggacagtgtgtgtgtgtgagagtgttatactgagggacagtgtgtgtgtgagagtgttatactgagggacagtgtgtgagagagtgttatacgggggacagtgtgtgtgagagagtgttatactgagggacagtgtgtgagagtgttatactgagggacagtgtgtgtgagagtgttatactgagggacagtgtgtgtgtgagagagtgttatactgagggacagtgtgtgtgagagagtgttatactgagggacagtgtgtgagagtgttatactgagggacagtgtgtgagagagtgttatactgagggacagtgtgtgagagtgttatactgagggacagtgtgtgagagagtgttatactgagggacagtgtgtgtgagagagtgttatactgagggacagtgtgtgtgagagagtgttatactgagggacagtgtgagagagagtgttatactgagggacagtgtgtgagagagagtgttatactgagggacagtgtgtgtgtgagagtgttatactgagggacagtgtgtgtgagagagtgttatactgagggacagtgtgtgtgtgagagtgttatactgagggacagtgtgtgtgagagagtgttatactgagggacagtgtgtgtgtgtgagagtgttatactgagggacagtgtgtgtgagagtgttatactgagggacagtgtgtgtgagagagtgttatactgagggacagtgtgtgagagagtgttatactgagggacagtgtgtgtgagagtgttatactgagggacagtgtgtgtgtgagagtgttataactgagggacagtgtgtgagagagtgttatactgagggacagtgtgtgtgagagagtgttatactgagggacagtgtgtgtgagagagtgttatactgagggacagtgtgtgtgagagagtgtgaaactgagggacagtgtgtgtgagagagtgttatactgagggacagtgtgtgtgtgagagtgttatactgagggacagtgtgtgtgagagagtgttatactgagggacagtgtgtgtgtgtgagagtgttatacagagggacagtgtgtgtgagagagttatactgagggacagtgtgtgagggtcttatactgagggacagtgtgtgtgagagagagtgttatactgagggacagtgtgtgtgagagagagtgttatactgagggacagtgtgtgtgagagagcgtcagactgagggacagtgtgtgagagagtgttatactgagcgacagtgtgtgagagtgttatactgagggacagtgtgtgtgagagagtgttatactgagggacagtgtgtgtgagagagtgttatactgagggacagtgtgtgtgagagagtgttatactgagggacagtgtgtgtgagagagtgttatactgagggacagtgtgtgtgtgagagtgtcatactgagggacagtgtctgtgtgagagtgttatactgagggacagtgtgtgagagagtgttatactgagggacagtgtgtgtgagagagtgttatactgagggacagtgtgtgtgagagagtgttatactgagggacattgtgtgtgagagagtgttatactgagggacagtgtgtgtgagagagtgttatactgagggacagtgtgtgtgtgagagagtgttatactgagggacagtgtgtgagtgagagagtgttatactgaggcacagtgtgtgtgagagagagtgttatactgagggacagtgtgtgtgtgagagagtgttatactgagggacagcgtgtgtgagagagtgttatactgagggacagtgtgtgtgtgagagtgttatactgagggacagtgtgtgtgtgagagagtgttatactgagggacagtgtgtgtgtgagagagtgttatactgagggacagtgtgtgagagagagtgttatactgagggacagtgtgtgtgagagagtgttatactgagggacagtgtgagagagtgttatactgagggacagtgtgtgtgtgagagagtgttatactgagggacagtgtgtgtaagagcgagtgttatactgagggacagtgtgtgagagtgttatactgagggacagtgtgtgtgagagtgttatactgagggacagtgtgtgtgtgagagtgttatactgagggacagtgtgtgagagagagagtgttatactgagggacagtgtgtgagagagtgttatactgagggacagtgtgtgtgagtgttatactgagggacagtgtgtgtgtgagagtgttatactgagggacagtgtgtgtgtgagagagagtgttatactgagggacagtgtgtgtgtgagagtgttatactgagggacagtgtgtgagggagagagtgttatactgagggacagtgtgtgagagagtgttatactgagggacagtgtgtgtgagtgttatactgagggacagtgtgtgtgtgagagtgttatactgagggacagtgtatgtgagagagtgttatactgagggacagtgtgtgagagagagtgttatactgagggacagtgtgtgtgtgagagtgttatactgagggacagtgtgtgtgagagagtgttatactgagggacagtgtgtgtgtgtgagagtgttatactgagggacagtgtgtgtgagagagtgttatactgagggacagtgtgtgtgagagagtgttatactgagggacagtgtgtgtgagagagtgttatactgagggacagtgtgtgtgagagagtgtta
The nucleotide sequence above comes from Mustelus asterias unplaced genomic scaffold, sMusAst1.hap1.1 HAP1_SCAFFOLD_4220, whole genome shotgun sequence. Encoded proteins:
- the LOC144491012 gene encoding adenylate cyclase type 5-like codes for the protein MLAFYLFCCVVLITILFVCAIYSCYSLFPVPLQHISKKIVQSRTNSTLVGIFTIALIFLASVVNMFACSSEDIRDCVSREQNIAARMVNACYIKSLNYSLGQEQSPCGGNSLFCNFPEYFTYSVLLTLLACAVFLQISSIGKLILMLIIEVTYIILVEWPKVKLFDNFDLLVTANALGTYNETASCSEMGTKVALKYMTPVILTVFVLALYLHAQQVESTARLDFLWKLQ